From the Burkholderia cenocepacia genome, the window ACGTCAGCCGGTTTCCACGCCGCTCCGAAGCATCACGCCGATCGCGTGAAGTATTGCTGCGCCAACGCGACCCAATACCGGACGCCGGCCGGAATGATGTCGTCGTTGAAATCGTATTTCGGGTGATGCAGCGCCGGTGAGGCCGCGCCATCCTGCGCATTGCCGATCAGTACGTAAGCGCCCGGCCGCTCCTCCAGCATGAAGCCGAAGTCCTCGGACGTCATGTTCGGCGGCACGTCGGGAGACAGGCGCTCGTCGCCGAACGTATCGCGAATCACCGCTTCGCACAGCGCCGTCTCGGCCGGCGTGTTGACCGTCGCCGGGTAGTACTGGAAAAACTCCACGTCGACCTGCGCGCCATAGGCCCCCGCGAGCCCTTCGCACGCGAGCCGCACGTCGCGCTGCAGCTTCTGCTGCAAGGCCGACGACAGCGTGCGGATCGTGCCGCGCAGCTCGGCGGTGTCGGGAATCACGTTGTCCGTCGTGCCCGCATGAAACATGCACACGGAAATGACCGCCGGGTCGACGGGGTCCTTGTGCCGCGCGGCGATGGTCTGACACTGCAGCACCATCGAGCACGCGAGCGGCACCGGATCGATGCCCAGATGCGGCTGCGCCGCGTGCGCGCCCTTGCCCGTCACCGTGATCCTGAAGCGCGAGCCGGCGGCCATGATCGCGCCGGTGCGCAACCCGAAATGCCCGGC encodes:
- a CDS encoding M20 aminoacylase family protein gives rise to the protein MENAIIPDTSLNAHRAHWAKLRRDLHAHPELRFEEHRTADVVARELEALGYAVSRGLGGTGVVASLAGADPGRGIVLRADLDALPIHEANDFAHASCSHGIMHACGHDGHTVMLLGAARVLKELPQLPGTVHFVFQPGEEGGAGARRMIDDGLFEQFPTEAVFGMHNWPGLPAGHFGLRTGAIMAAGSRFRITVTGKGAHAAQPHLGIDPVPLACSMVLQCQTIAARHKDPVDPAVISVCMFHAGTTDNVIPDTAELRGTIRTLSSALQQKLQRDVRLACEGLAGAYGAQVDVEFFQYYPATVNTPAETALCEAVIRDTFGDERLSPDVPPNMTSEDFGFMLEERPGAYVLIGNAQDGAASPALHHPKYDFNDDIIPAGVRYWVALAQQYFTRSA